The sequence below is a genomic window from Lolium perenne isolate Kyuss_39 chromosome 7, Kyuss_2.0, whole genome shotgun sequence.
gcacggctaTTTTTGCTAGTAGATGAATCATATATGCAAGTGCCGGCTCCAAACACCTTCTCCGCCACGCGCCCGTGGGTTCATGTTCCGTCACTACAGGAATCGCGGTAGATGCCGACGGCCTTcgaccctcggcgtagcacgcgcTTGCCCTCGGCGTACGATACGCCGACGGGCcccctcggcgtagctcctcggGGAAGATAGGCCTCGGCAGAGCACAcgcggccctcggcgtagaggcCGCCGTCGGCGTAGCCGCAGAGGGCCGACGGCTGGAACCGCTCGTCGGCGTCGcaaccctcggcgtagcacggTGACCGGCGCCGTCCGGCTAACGTCCGTTTGGGCTACGCCGAGCGTCGCCCCGTCGGCGTATGGAGGCACGTGGCGCCTCCTGGCCGCTTCTACGCAGACGCTACGCCGAGCGTCGCCCCGTCGGCGTACGGAGGCACGTGGCGCCTCCTGGCCGCGTCTACGCAGACACTACGCCGAGCGTGGCCCCGTCGGCGTATCAAGAGCTATGCCGAGGGGGAGGCCCTCGGCACATCAGGCGACGTGGCAACCGCTGGGAGCTCCCCGTTCATACGCCGAGGGGgaggccctcggcatagccctgaccatttggtccatgtcgaggctatgccgagggttaggccgtcggcgtagcgtcgacCCAGATTTCACAAAATTGCCAAATTGACAGTTTTCACAGTTTTTCACAGATTTCACAGTTTGCACAGATTTCACAGATTTCACAGTTTTCACAGCACATATATTGCATAATTCACAGGACTTTGCACATAGACATCACATGATGTTCAAATAGCTACAAATCATGGTCTCATAACATAGCTCCGGATACATAGTATCGTGTCGATAAGATACATGCATGGGACAActagaggagctcgtcgccgctagacaccggcccgggccgattccttccggtagaagctgcggaagaaccaccgggagaaggaccgggagaagtaccgggagaagtaccgggtgtagcaccgggagaaggaccaccaTCATGAACCGGTGTCATGTCCCTCCCACCACCCTGGTTTCCggaacatcccgttccctacacacatgttcccgagatgttagcaatttgcgaggcaaaggaaagccgtagtattcggtttggcgaagaacttaccgttgttctcccatagtactccgcagcgaaattttccttcgatggcatgtttggcgccggccccggaaagggaggcatcggccctaaatccactgtctgtccagtttgattggccacaaacgacgcctgcaagatagtttacatgTCGGATCTTTGCGAAATGAAGCATCAAACTAGGAGAAAGTGGGACTTGTCATCATTTGCGAAAACAAAGGTTGGAACTtacatgtatatatgccatgtactccatgaactgctgctggtgctggttgaaggccacctgatattcttgatgagcggccacgtaggccgcctcgaagtcaggctacaatttcacaaattcatgtctcgttagcacttagcaatgtatgaacgaaagtcggaaagaggatggaaatgagggaaacttacgtcgtatgcgggttgttgccgagcccggcgacgaggcgggagaggggggctgtccttggtgagtcccgccttgagacgcgtgaaggtcgtggtgagggtatgcttgacggccttgttcagcatggcgagacggccatgcggcaaccctccggacgacaggaccaacgactcctcgtcgacctccgcgctcatggggtcatccacctccgggtgacgatgcctcaccatctcgcagtagttctcgacgtcctcggcgtaggtgccgaagtactcgggagcgagggctgaggctgcgagagatcgggcttcttaagccgcatcttgttgtatatctcgaggtcggacatctcctcctcgggtcctaacgcggccctcgcatcgcgaaaggaaatgttgtgagtaccaactttgaacctgaaggaaaataaaatgtatacataccgtcttccccttgtagcgctcgtagctgaggtttcccccacagtgtgtgccaccgtcgcctcggttctccgcgttccgcctcgccacggctgcaaagtcctcgtccatcttgagccacctcgtcctaaccatctcctcccatgcctcggcatgcggctcggcccaatcggggataacctgaaaatgcaatactcaactcaatctaatgcaatcgcaacttagtagcaatgtagaatctcattgacattttactcaccgacatgtagtccTCCACCGTCATCTCGTACTCGGCCTTAGCATTCTTACCGACAATGTCCGGCTTATGGACCCTCTCGCCTCTCTGCCAGAAGTGACTGGCGGACGTGATCCTTTGGTTGTACCAcacctgcggtgtcaacctctcacaagtcgcccgcaaagtcctgttcgcggccgtctcctcaacctcgggcaccacacgataaaaacacttcaatcatgcaaaaaacaattgtgagattcatgagttagaacattggggtcatcaaatatgaacgaagctcgagaaaatatgtcttacccaaaactttctcatcacggcctcagcagccgtcgggaagcctacgccgggggcactctcgtagtccgtccaagtagtggctagcttcttctcgccGCTTTGGGGACGGTGCCGAGGGGATAGTACTTGCCCGGCCGTAACTTCCTAAGCAAAGCTCCAATCATGCTACTAGGCAGGCGCCCTTGACCCCGGAGGAAATATCCAATtgctgcacatgaaaatcaaacattagcacatgaaaatcaaacattagtacttgaaaatcgaaattgccaaattagtacacttactcagggccagcaggaataataagggtcttcgcctcatgggtcttaggctccttcctctcgtcggggactctcgcttccccatgaatcttcagtgccttcggccgcccatcctcctccggagtctcaaacccgcggctagagtcctcctcggctctagactccgtctccgcctcctctctagacgtcccctccaaagaacccggaagcaacgtcgcacgagccgagggtggtggctcaaagtccggtcctccccagccacctccacctccacctccacctcctcccaagccacctccagctccaccacctcgtccccgtcctcgtcctcgtcctcgtcctcctcctcctaccgcaaagtcctcgtaacgcggattgcgacgcggttccctctcactccttctaacattgttcttgcgttgttgcatcttcttaagcaagctcgacgagtcctccttgccgccgctcatattgttcaatcacctgcattgagaaagagaaaacaattaagaagcatgttgaaaaatatataaatagtaagcataaagacactaaacaattaagaagcatgttcaagaatatataaatactaagcataaagatactaaacaataaagaagcatgttgaaaaaaatataaatactaagcataaagatactaaacaaataagaagcatgttgaaatataaacacataaaagaccctcaccagccgtcatcaatctcatcgtcaatctcattttgtttctccttgccactatcactatcactatcttttgagtagtaagttggattttgatagacgggtggaggctcatcatcgctatcatcttccacttgtaacttctcgagcatatctatgtcctttagatccaccactgactcaccacgagtttctgcatcgttcctgaggtcctcttcaagaacacattctaactcaaagtgcccgaagtcctcttcctcttgatagaaaattccctcgtatgttacagggtcaatgttgttgtaatcgtcctcggagggaatcggtaggttaccatgtggcgatacactgaacacgacttcccagccgttgagggccgctttacggcatgggtacggcaaataataaacttgcttggcttggtgagcaacaatatagacatcggctccggtataggtggtggaaggcttaacttcaactaacccaatggacttggtaattctctgtccacctcttgggtcgaaccaatgacacttgaacacaacgagattgagttgtttgtttgtacggttgaaggtcagctcgtatacattctctaacctcccgtagtaatcaaaggtatcgaatcctttagtgaagacaccagtatttatcgtttttggattcgcccggcccttctggtgtgtctctgtatggaatcgaaacccattcacgtcatacttctcatacttcatgacgtcacggttacaaccttgggaaacacatctcaactcatctgtcatctcaacgtttgcatcagctccctacaagcacggttcaaatttgttgtgtgcattagttacgtggaataacagggacaagtcacatattggtaggtaagagggacagcttagacattactttttcatgaaccaagacacaaagtttatttttacttaggagcaccctctttcagtagagtctccaactccgcgcccgtgggatcgcgcggaagccaccactgttcatccgtgaattcgctgaaaggatacaataagcattagaccgagttgagtgtaggtgatcgaaactagatacaataagcattacaccatgttacctaatgaaatcgtgaccgccatcgtcgtcgtccccccaccacttccttcatgttcataagcacatagagcattatgcaatccttctcttccctctccaatctatatttttgtcctttaccagccttgccaccgggacatTGGAATAGTTGAAGCTTGGGGTCATTCATGGGCACGTTGACATTGTAACGAGAGACCGGGTTATGCGAGTGGGAACTTCATCGAGATAGTACGTTgttgcggcatctgccatctcccgaaggcacgttgcctcagctatgcatgcttcaatcttggctttgtttccgttatcttccgaatatacttgaactctctctcaatacaaagCGCCACCGAAAGCGCACTgggccacccaagagtgcctcgtttgcgaggtgcacaatgagatgtgccatcggagtaaagaagctggcggaaagatcatctccaaattgcatagcaactccggcacttgAACTTGCAGCTTCTCAATAACCTTAGGACATATCCGCTAGCACggagcgtgcggaagaaatggctcaactccgcgagcactcgccatattttctcggggagataccctcgaagcatcaccggcatcagccgctcaatccatatatgatagtcgtgactcttgagcccggtgacttttcccgtcgaaagattgactcccttgctcatattcgaacaataaccatcgtggaacatcacaacgtattttagccacttgaatgcctccttcttttggatggaatcaaggcggtaagtcggcgtgcggcttgaaccaattctttcgacggccggtaggacgttgcatgtgtaatttcttcctatcacagagcttctcaacatcgactctagccttgacattatcctttgacttcccgggaatgtttaggcacgtgtgaaataaggactcccgcgacattctttacggtgtgcatcacatcgatgttatggggaagttcgaggtccttgtaatactcgagccgttaaggctgcctcgtgagtccggttgtgcgttacaccatatccctcaaattgatggccagcttccgatgcggctggcacgagagcacgtagctcggcatcaacagctataccatcgaactttggcacctctgttacttcatgcacaactttgcctttcttgaagttctttttgtcttctacgaacggatgcctccgtttgaggtaccgccgattcgtgtcaaacgcaacatacttgcgacccttatttagccaaaggaactcaagtcgATGCTACACCGGCATGGCCATTTACCAGCTtgtacaccatccgcatgttagggcgtacccgggcatgtcatgcatggtataatgcaaccaaactttcatgcgaagtttgtcttcgatgctcggtcgtacgtcaacgtcccgtggtgccaagagtggttcaaatcttccacaatcggctgcatgtagacactcaagttcttcccgggtaatggggccctggaatgatcggcgacgaaacatggtcttcctcgtcattaggactccgggagggagattgagcggaattacaaacacgggccaacaaGCTGTAATTGGaattcgacataccatatggattgaagccatcgtaGCTATCGCAATTCGACATTCCGAGCATCTGCTGCCATATGGGGGTATTTTctatcaaagttcttccatgcattgccatcagatggatgtcccatcttcgtccgcccctgattgtcctttattcgagtccccatcttgtgccacgtcatctgtttggcggtctcctcagtcaagtaaagccgctggattctttttatgaatgggagataccgaagaatcgactttgcgatcTTTGACCGCCTCAccgaccatcctttcccgttacctcttcatacctagaggccttacaaatgggacagtacttgtcctccgcaaacTGTTTCCAGAAGAGAACACATCCATTTTcacaacagtctatcctttgataatccatgttgagcgccgacatgagttgcctcatctcgtgcaggcttttaggcagacaatgccctttgggcaacatgttaccagttgttttcagacttgcttcgaagccgtcacgggtggtgttgtaccgggtcttgtcggctagacattgggagatggcatcgagctgagaaatctcggcgccatcgtacgaggcgtcttagcagcggctatcatatcatagaaggccttcgcggctggctctggttcctccggttacggaggttcctccggttctggcggttcctcccgtgaaggtggcgactctggcatgtgggcatcgacaagatcatctagaaagtctctaaccccatcgtactcattgccattgagccgctgccgcatcacctcacctctgtcacgttcgtgctcatcaaagtcgatctgcgtgacgtaacgaggcatatacccatattgcgtaaggtgtttaaacatgtcatcctttccacgacggtgatgcttcaagcaacgattgcacgggcaaagtggctgaaccttcgttttgtaccacgcgccaactccttcactaaatgccaagtcttccttatccactcatctgttttattagtcgcactaacacggccggtgtacatccatccattatcagccatcctctgctctattggaagccaaacgacaagcatagcatttatatcaaataggaaaatgcatcatattttaatttttttaacgaggcaaaacgaatgcatcaacctacatctctactaggtgggctcctagcagccgccggatccgtagattgagtacgttctccatgctctacggtccgagtcaggatttcggcagcacctccccgcttctCTCCCCatacacgtctcgccaaaaagTAAAGAGGCTGTGCATCCGGAGCACAGCGGTgaggcgctgccgaaatcctgtctcggacCGGGGCCGAGCCTggcgaacgtacccaactacggatccgccgactgtcccgtaaatgccgcaagcgttacggttgaaaatatgccgaccactaatgcatatttatccgcgtaacgcttgaggacgggaagtgacacctaggtgacgcaacttgacttggaaaatgaatctagtgacataaataaaatgcggagaagaagttggaaattttgctcaccctcggctgtagaggaagtagtcgaacaaccgactgtcgatgtcggcgaccgtcgagaagcgcgtcaagatccgggatcgtcacgccGGGGTGCTCAAGACGAGGCGGTCACGGCATGGCCTATTACAAATACATATTATTAGAAGAAATTCACATTTGCATTTCTATTTCCATTCACACTACACATTTCTATTTTTTCCAAATGTCCACTATTCTAGTTCTATTACTATTTACACTATTACATTTCTATTTGTTTCGACTATTTACACTATTCTATTTCTATTCCCACTATTTCTATTACTAGTTCCAACATCAATTTCTATTACAACAATTAAAGCAACACAAAACTGAAAAAAGGCTAAAATACTTACCATCTGCAGGCCGACGGCTGCGGCCGGGGGtgttgaggaggaggaggaaggcgcGCCGAGGAGGCCGGCGTCGAGTGCGGTGGAGGCGTGGGGATCGGCGGGCGACGGCTGGGGCTGCGAAGCGCGGCTGCGCGGCGGGTTGCGCGGGCGGCGGCTCGGGAGGAGCGGGGAAGGCTGGCGGCGGCTCgggaaggcggcggcgggcgggttGCGGCGGGCGGCGGCTCGGGAGGAGCGGGGGAAGGCTGGCGGCGGCTCGggaaggcggcggcgggtggcggctcggGAGGAGAGAGCAGGGGCGCGGGTGGCGGGCTCGGGTTGGGGACTGCGGGTGGCGGGCGGGTTGCGTGCGTGCGTGTAAGttgttttagggttaggggttctatgccgagggccggagatacgccgacggtggccctcggcatagcccaaattttttttttttgtttttcatttcatttatttttctgaatataatatactaatatatatatatattaagaaTAGGTCCATATAAtaatcataatatatataattatcatcgacaaatatggcctcgttccgacaaactatgtggtgaaacgggccgtttcctactcatttcccctaaaagccatagaactccggacgagatagccatgttcgtgaagggttctccaagataattgccgtatcccagttccgtcttttgcagtggttactaggacacataaaatgacgccacgcggctccgctcgattttttggctccgtttgctttgccaactgcgcaaaacggggccgccgggacatgcggtatggccgtaccgggcgcgcgcgtgcacccgtccgccaacgcgcgaaacggaaaacatttagcacataaaatgacgcgtcctagacctaaaaaaaattttccctccatttattgagcgaaggaaagtgtcgccccagttcaaatccggacagtttccagcggattcggcggggcaccgcaggaagcgggtgggattcccagatggcttccgcgcgcatatggcatgtgataggtggtgcgtaggaggtatcctaccgccgcgcggaggtcccgcgcgatactgaaatgcgcaccatgtagctgcttcacaaaaaaaagcccttccggcaccccgaaaatggaaaaaaccgtcgcccgtggttcggattggaaatccgcgaccggggccttgcttcccatcctaaggcccacgcacgtgccaaatatggcctcgttccgacaaactatgtggtgaaacgggccgtttcctactcatttcccctaaaagccatagaactccggacgagatagccactgttcgtgaagggttctccaagataattgccgtatcccagttccgtcttttgcggtggttactaggacacataaaatgacgccacgcggctccgctcgattttttggctccgtttgctttgccaataaCGCAAAACGggggccgggacatgcggtatggccgcaccggGCGCTGGCGTGCACCCGtctgccaacgcgcgaaacggaaaacatttagcacataaaatgacgcgtcctagacctaaaaacattttcccctccatttattgagcgaaggaaagtgtcgcccgattcaaatccggacggtttccggcggattcggcgggcaccgcagaagcgggtgggattcccagatggcttccgcgcgcatatggcatgtgataggtggtgcgtaggaggtatcctaccgccgcgcggaggtcccgcgcgatcttgaaatgcgcaccatgtagctgcttcacaaaaaagcccctccggcaccccgaaaatggaaaaaaccgtcgcccgtggttcggattggaaatccgcgaccggggccttgcttcccatcctaaggcccacgcacgtgccaaatatggcctcgttccgacaaactatgtggtgaaacgggccgtttcctactcatttcccctaaaagccatagaacttcggacgagatagccctgttcgtgaagggttctccaagataattgccgtatcccagttccgtcttttgcagtggttactaggacacataaaatgacgccacgcggctccgctcgatt
It includes:
- the LOC139833371 gene encoding uncharacterized protein; this encodes MVRHRHPEVDDPMSAEVDEESLVLSSGGLPHGRLAMLNKAVKHTLTTTFTRLKAGLTKDSPPLPPRRRARQQPAYDPDFEAAYVAAHQEYQVAFNQHQQQFMEYMAYIHASFVANQTGQTVDLGPMPPFPGPAPNMPSKENFAAEYYGRTTVSSSPNRILRLSFASQIANISGTCV